A section of the Tenrec ecaudatus isolate mTenEca1 chromosome 10, mTenEca1.hap1, whole genome shotgun sequence genome encodes:
- the CUEDC1 gene encoding CUE domain-containing protein 1 produces the protein MTSLFRRSSGGGGGGARGGGGGVGAAGAQELNNSRPARQVRRLEFNQAMDDFKTMFPSLDSDIIECVLRANSGAVDATIDQLLQMNLDAGGGSVYEDSSDSEDSIPPEILERTLEPDRSDEEPPPVYSPPAYHMHMFDRPYPLAPPTPPPRIDVLGSSPPSSQRRYRNWNPPLLGNLPDDFLRILPQQRDSIQCNPMTPKTLSLGEGGPVHSGAGLGPRDQESRWKQYLEDERIALFLQNEEFMKELQRNRDFLLALERDRLTYESQKVKSSSAGVGTDFSFPSPAPGVSEANHAVSEDALFRDKLEHMGKSTRRKLFELARAFSEKTKMRKSAKRKHLLKHHSSLGAAASTANLLDDVEGHTCDEDGRGRKQEVPKVEETLREGH, from the exons ATGACCAGCCTGTTCCGCCGGAGCagcggcgggggcggcgggggcgcgcggggcggcgggggcggcgtgGGGGCGGCGGGCGCGCAGGAGCTCAACAACAGCCGCCCGGCGCGCCAGGTGCGCCGGCTCGAGTTCAACCAGGCCATGGACGACTTCAAGACCATGTTCCCCAGCCTGGACTCCGACATCATCGAGTGCGTGCTGCGCGCCAACAGCGGCGCCGTGGACGCCACCATCGACCAGCTGCTGCAGATGAACCTGGACGCGGGTGGCGGCAGCGTCTACGAGGACAGCTCCGACTCGGAGGACAGCATCCCCCCGGAG ATCTTGGAAAGGACCTTAGAACCTGATAGGTCTGATGAAGAGCCCCCGCCGGTGTATTCCCCCCCAGCCTACCATATGCACATGTTCGACAGGCCTTACCCTCTGGCTCCCCCCACTCCACCTCCCAG GATTGATGTGCTGGGGTCCAGCCCCCCTTCCAGCCAGAGGCGCTATCGGAACTGGAACCCACCGCTGCTGGGCAACCTCCCGGATGACTTTCTGCGCATCCTGCCCCAGCAGCGGGACAGCATACAG TGCAACCCCATGACTCCCAAGACTCTGAGCCTCGGAGAGGGAGGCCCTGTCCACTCGGGGGCCGGGCTAGGGCCCCGAGACCAGGAGAGCCGCTGGAAGCAGTACCTGGAGGACGAGAGGATCGCGCTCTTCCTACAGAACGAGGAGTTTATGAAGGAGCTGCAGCGCAACCGCGACTTCCTCCTGGCCCTGGAGAGAG atCGGCTGACATACGAGTCCCAGAAGGTCAAATCCAGCAGTGCGGGGGTCGGGACCGACTTCAGCTTTCCTTCTCCTGCCCCAG GGGTGAGTGAAGCCAACCACGCTGTGTCTGAAGATGCCTTATTCAGGGACAAGTTGGAGCACATGGGAAAAT CCACCCGGAGAAAGCTGTTTGAACTTGCCCGGGCCTTCTCCGAGAAGACCAAGATGAGGAAGTCGGCCAAGAGGAAGCACTTGTTGAAGCATCACTCCTC GCTGGGGGCAGCAGCGTCCACGGCCAATCTCCTGGATGATGTGGAGGGGCACACTTGCG ATGAAGACGGCCGGGGAAGGAAGCAGGAGGTGCCCAAGGTGGAGGAAACCCTAAGGGAAGGCCACTAA